The Bradysia coprophila strain Holo2 unplaced genomic scaffold, BU_Bcop_v1 contig_732, whole genome shotgun sequence genome has a window encoding:
- the LOC119084485 gene encoding inositol hexakisphosphate and diphosphoinositol-pentakisphosphate kinase isoform X5 gives MEWTWLKDWWRLKKLRRNNQLRHNNHNGDDVDDDTLNSGYEDEDFDDMCYCDECMNGDIDLIQNNDGADSDCSTSSTGKQVLVGICAMSKKTQSKPMKEILTRLQEFEYIKMVVFDEEVILKDPVESWPICDCLISFHSKGFPLEKAIQYAQLRKPYVINNLHMQYDIQDRRRVYSILESVGIEIPRYGVLDRDSPDPKQHELVESEDHVEVNGITFNKPFVEKPVSAEDHNIYIYYPTSAGGGSQRLFRKIGSRSSVYSPESRVRKTGSFIYEDFMPTDGTDVKVYTVGPDYAHAEARKSPALDGKVERDSEGKEIRYPVILSNHEKMISRKVCMAFQQTVCGFDLLRANGKSFVCDVNGFSFVKNSNKYYDDCAKILGNMILRELAPTLHIPWSVPFQLDDPPIVPTTFGKMMELRCVVAVIRHGDRTPKQKMKVEVRHPKFFEIFEKYDGYKHGHVKLKRPKQLQEILDIARYLLSEIQTAEVEIEEKQGKLEQLKSVLEMYGHFSGINRKVQMKYQPKGRPRGSSSDDGNSSSTHVPKEPSLVLILKWGGELTPAGRIQAEELGRIFRCMYPGGQGRQEYGTQGLGLLRLHSTFRHDLKIYASDEGRVQMTAAAFAKGLLALEGELTPILVQMVKSANTNGLLDNDCDSSKYQNMAKNRLHELMQIDREFTAEDRLEINPSNSISINQAIDFVKNPVKCCTHVQLLIQTLLSIVNVKKDDPKTRDAILYHGETWDLMGRRWGKIEKDFSTKNKSFDISKIPDIYDCIKYDLQHNQHTLQYDQAEELYIYAKYLADIVIPQEYGLTIQEKLTIGQGICTPLLKKIKSDLQRNIEEVGNESVNRLNPRYSHGVSSPGRHVRTRLYFTSESHVHSLLTVLRFGGLLDVLNDEQWSRAMQYISMVSELNYMSQIVIMLYEDPTKDPTSEERFHVELHFSPGVNCCVQKNLPPGPGFRPHSRNDSVTSKNTSGDEEPSQSKIEEESDTFAESVSGSSSKTLLADSTDEPSELPKMTNKNRHSKVSKPIPIGMHHTVCGHEAKDLAKRLTDELASQQAHHSGSLGSQRTNSPESEPRARSFENREAKTKSDHKYYQSLQAVNNQDTTPSPSNSSTVRRQRHSLSGQMSYYKMLGFGGYSKKMATSTNSLFSTAVISGSSSAPNLRDMIPCTASSSVLEGFGGVPPIRPLETLHNALSLKQLDGFLEKMVTVPLFKTPASSSPTPIQTPQTLPDKIGTLASWSCQTSMSSTSAMSSGGPSSPNISDSLNSRSDFSISLASNDGGVLATEFSQMFQMLDNELGPESTQFAFDQFRQNSEEKTLVGKSSLIAQDREKTNIDSFEGLDDEEDEPTISNDNYNVHQISPSKKPDSLSDGTNLENVNPFDSQARREGISRIQKQISLCERDDSRDLKQLTRDVDNFTRRPGSGHIAKRWIDSAPQQTNYVSADNVCNTSFYIGRSPIKNSMIDSADPKTMSCMNLKSCAGPSISPGAVVVKEKFIETPAPLRVAKSFHGNTAFLKYKCKKSKKLDAGISTRSSGDITRPASSSDIKHRFVTTKVNEVDFASCKSAESDENK, from the exons atggAATGGACATGGCTCAAAGATTGGTGGCGTTTGAAAAAGCTGCGCCGAAACAATCAATTACGGCACAATAATCATAATGGCGATGACGTCGACGACGATACCTTGAATAGTGGCTATGAGGACGAGGATTTCGATGATATGTGTTACTGTGATGAGTGTATGAAT GGCGATATTGATCTAATCCAAAACAATGACGGTGCCGACTCGGATTGCAGTACATCTTCGACTGGTAAACAGGTTCTGGTTGGCATTTGTGCCATGTCCAAGAAAACCCAATCGAAACCGATGAAGGAAATTCTGACACGACTCCAGGAATTTGAGTACATTAAGATGGTGGTGTTTGACGAGGAAGTCATTCTCAAA GATCCGGTAGAAAGTTGGCCAATTTGCGACTGCTTGATATCGTTCCATTCGAAAGGATTCCCGTTGGAAAAGGCTATACAATACGCACAATTGCGCAAGCCCTATGTGATAAACAATCTGCATATGCAGTATGATATACAG GATCGTCGTAgagtttattcaattttagaaTCGGTTGGCATCGAAATTCCCCGATACGGAGTGTTAGATAGAGATTCACCGGATCCAAAAC AACATGAATTAGTTGAGAGCGAAGATCATGTTGAAGTGAATGGCATCACATTCAATAAGCCATTCGTTGAGAAACCAGTGTCGGCAGAAGACCATaacatttacatttattaTCCGACATCGGCCGGTGGCGGTAGTCAACGCTTATTTAGAAAG ATTGGAAGCCGGAGTAGTGTTTACTCACCAGAGTCTAGAGTTCGTAAAACAggttcatttatttatgaagatTTTATGCCGACGGATG GAACTGATGTCAAAGTCTATACAGTTGGACCCGACTACGCCCATGCCGAAGCTCGTAAGAGTCCAGCCCTCGATGGTAAAGTGGAACGTGATAGCGAAGGAAAAGAGATTCGTTATCCGGTCATACTGTCGAATCACGAGAAAATGATATCGCGGAAAGTGTGCATGGCCTTTCAGCAGACGGTTTGCGGATTTGATTTGTTGAG AGCGAACGGAAAGTCGTTTGTCTGTGATGTGAATGGATTCAGTTTCGTCAAAAATTCTAACAAATATTATGACGACTGTGCCAAGATATTAGGTAATATGATACTTAGAGAACTAGCACCGACACTACATATCCCCTGGTCGGTACCATTCCAATTGGACGATCCACCCATTGTGCCGACGACATTTGGTAAAATGATGGAATTAAGATGTGTCGTTGCCGTTATACGGCATGGTGATCGGACGCCGAAACAAAAGATGAAAGTGGAAGTTCGTCATCCAAA AttctttgaaatatttgagaaatACGACGGTTACAAACATGGTCACGTGAAGCTTAAACGGCCGAAGCAATTGCAGGAAATTTTAG ACATAGCACGGTACTTGCTTAGCGAAATACAAACGGCAGAGGTCGAAATCGAGGAAAAGCAGGGAAAACTGGAACAACTGAAAAGTGTTTTGGAAAT GTATGGCCACTTTTCCGGCATCAATCGTAAAGTTCAAATGAAATATCAACCGAAGGGACGACCGCGCGGATCCAGTTCGGATGATGGTAACAGTTCAAGTACTC ATGTTCCCAAAGAACCGTCTTTGGTGCTAATATTAAAGTGGGGCGGTGAACTCACTCCAGCCGGACGAATACAAGCCGAAGAACTCGGGCGAATATTTCGTTGCATGTATCCAG GTGGCCAAGGTAGACAGGAATACGGTACACAAGGCTTAGGTCTTTTAAg ATTGCATTCGACATTTCGTCACGATTTGAAGATCTACGCATCCGATGAGGGACGTGTGCAAATGACTGCGGCTGCTTTCGCTAAAGGTTTACTGGCATTGGAAGGTGAATTAACGCCAATTCTTGTACAAATGGTTAAAAGTGCAAATACCAACGGATTGTTGGACAATGACTGTGATTCGAGTAAATATCAAAACAT GGCCAAAAATCGATTACACGAATTGATGCAAATTGACCGTGAGTTTACAGCAGAGGATCGACTGGAGATAAATCCATCGAATAGTATTAGCATCAATCAAG CCATTGACTTCGTAAAAAATCCGGTCAAATGCTGTACCCATGTTCAGCTACTCATCCAAACGCTGTTGTCAATTGTTAATGTTAAAAAAGACGATCCGAAAACTCGCGATGCTATTTTGTATCATGGCGAAACATGGGACCTGATGGGCCGTAGATggggaaaaattgaaaaggatTTTTCCACTAAAAACAAGTCCTTCGACATATCCAAGATACCGG ACATTTACGATTGCATCAAATACGACCTGCAACACAATCAACATACTTTACAATACGATCAGGCCGAAGAACTGTACATTTATGCGAAATACTTGGCTGACATTGTAATACCTCAAGAGTATGGCCTTACCATTCAGGAAAAATTGACCATTGGCCAGGGAATATGCACACCATTGCTGAAAAAGATCAAATCCGATCTGCAACGTAACATCGAAGAAGTGGGAAACGAAAGTGTGAACCGGTTAAATCCCCGATACAGTCATGGCGTTTCAAGTCCTGGTAGGCACGTTCGTACCCGTCTATATTTTACGAGTGAATCGCACGTTCACTCGTTGCTGACTGTGTTGCGTTTCGGCGGCTTATTGGATGTGTTGAATGACGAACAGTGGAGCCGGGCCATGCAATACATATCGATGGTTTCCGAATTGAATTACATGTCGCAAATTGTGATAATGCTTTACGAGGATCCAACGAAAGATCCCACCTCCGAGGAACGCTTCCATGTCGAGTTGCACTTTAGTCCCGGTGTAAATTGTTGTGTTCAGAAAAATCTACCGCCGGGGCCTGGGTTCCGACCTCACAGTCGGAATGACTCCGTAACTTCGAAGAACACG AGTGGCGATGAGGAACCGTCCCAATCGAAAATCGAAGAGGAAAGTGACACCTTCGCTGAAAGTGTATCCGGATCTTCATCGAAAACCTTACTAGCCGATTCG ACCGATGAGCCGAGCGAACTGCCAAAGATGACCAACAAAAATCGCCATTCGAAAGTCTCCAAACCAATACCAATCGGAATGCACCACACAGTATGCGGACACGAGGCAAAAGATTTGGCGAAAAGATTGACCGACGAATTGGCATCGCAACAGGCACATCATAGTGGATCGTTGGGTTCGCAACGCACAAACAGTCCGGAAAGTGAGCCGCGTGCACGATCTTTCGAGAATCGCGAGGCCAAAACGAAAA gTGACCACAAGTACTACCAGAGTCTGCAAGCGGTGAACAACCAAG ACACAACTCCATCGCCAAGTAATTCGTCGACGGTACGGCGTCAACGACACAGTCTTTCCGGCCAGATGAGTTACTACAAAATGCTGGGCTTCGGTGGATATAGCAAAAAAATGGCAACCAGCACAAATAGTTTATTTAGCACAGCCGTCATTTCCGGAAGTTCGTCTGCACCGAATCTAAGGGATATGATACCATGCACGGCATCGTCATCAG TTTTAGAAGGATTCGGAGGAGTACCGCCAATACGTCCATTGGAAACGCTGCACAATGCCTTGTCGCTGAAACAATTGGATGGTTTTCTGGAAAAAATGGTTACAGTTCCATTGTTCAAAACGCCTGCATCGTCATCGCCAACACCGATCCAAACACCGCAAACGCTGCCCGACAAAATTGGAACGTTGGCTA GTTGGAGTTGCCAAACGAGCATGAGCAGCACTAGTGCCATGTCCAGTGGTGGACCATCATCTCCAAACATTTCGGATAGCTTGAATTCTCGGAGTGACTTTTCCATCAGTTTGGCCAGTAATGACGG TGGGGTACTTGCAACTGAATTTTCGCAAATGTTTCAAATGTTAGACAATGAGCTAGGACCTGAAAGTACACAGTTTGCGTTCGATCAATTTCGACAAAATTCAGAAGAGAAAACCCTAGTTGGAAAAAGCAGCTTAATCGCTCAAGATCGAGAGAAAACTAATATTGACTCGTTTGAA GGACTCGATGATGAGGAAGATGAACCAACGATATCGAACGACAACTACAACGTTCATCAAATATCTCCTTCGAAGAAACCAGACTCGTTGAGTGATGGAACGAATTTAGAAAATGTCAATCCGTTTGATTCGCAAGCAAGGAGAGAAGGAATATCTCGTATTCAGAAACAGATTAGCCTTTGCGAGCGGGACGATTCAAGAGATTTGAAGCAACTCACACGAGACGTTGATAACTTTACACGACGTCCCGGCAGTGGTCACATAGCAAAACGTTGGATTGACTCTGCACCGCAACAAACCAATTATGTATCTGCCGACAATGTATGCAACACTTCATTTTATATTGGTCGCAGTCCAATAAAAAACTCGATGATCGATTCTGCCGATCCGAAAACCATGTCTTGCATGAATTTGAAATCGTGTGCCGGTCCTAGCATCAGTCCGGGTGCCGTTGTTGTAAAagagaaattcattgaaacgCCGGCGCCACTACGAGTGGCGAAGAGCTTTCATGGCAATACGGCGTTTCTGAAGTACAAGTGCAAAAAGTCAAAGAAATTGGATGCTGGTATATCGACTAGGTCGAGTGGTGATATAACGAGACCAGCATCGAGTAGTGATATTAAGCATAGGTTTGTTACGACGAAAGTCAATGAAGTGGATTTCGCTTCCTGCAAAAGTGCTGAAAGCGATGAAAACAAATAA
- the LOC119084485 gene encoding inositol hexakisphosphate and diphosphoinositol-pentakisphosphate kinase isoform X6 encodes MEWTWLKDWWRLKKLRRNNQLRHNNHNGDDVDDDTLNSGYEDEDFDDMCYCDECMNGDIDLIQNNDGADSDCSTSSTGKQVLVGICAMSKKTQSKPMKEILTRLQEFEYIKMVVFDEEVILKDPVESWPICDCLISFHSKGFPLEKAIQYAQLRKPYVINNLHMQYDIQDRRRVYSILESVGIEIPRYGVLDRDSPDPKQHELVESEDHVEVNGITFNKPFVEKPVSAEDHNIYIYYPTSAGGGSQRLFRKIGSRSSVYSPESRVRKTGSFIYEDFMPTDGTGTDVKVYTVGPDYAHAEARKSPALDGKVERDSEGKEIRYPVILSNHEKMISRKVCMAFQQTVCGFDLLRANGKSFVCDVNGFSFVKNSNKYYDDCAKILGNMILRELAPTLHIPWSVPFQLDDPPIVPTTFGKMMELRCVVAVIRHGDRTPKQKMKVEVRHPKFFEIFEKYDGYKHGHVKLKRPKQLQEILDIARYLLSEIQTAEVEIEEKQGKLEQLKSVLEMYGHFSGINRKVQMKYQPKGRPRGSSSDDGNSSSTPDVPKEPSLVLILKWGGELTPAGRIQAEELGRIFRCMYPGGQGRQEYGTQGLGLLRLHSTFRHDLKIYASDEGRVQMTAAAFAKGLLALEGELTPILVQMVKSANTNGLLDNDCDSSKYQNMAKNRLHELMQIDREFTAEDRLEINPSNSISINQAIDFVKNPVKCCTHVQLLIQTLLSIVNVKKDDPKTRDAILYHGETWDLMGRRWGKIEKDFSTKNKSFDISKIPDIYDCIKYDLQHNQHTLQYDQAEELYIYAKYLADIVIPQEYGLTIQEKLTIGQGICTPLLKKIKSDLQRNIEEVGNESVNRLNPRYSHGVSSPGRHVRTRLYFTSESHVHSLLTVLRFGGLLDVLNDEQWSRAMQYISMVSELNYMSQIVIMLYEDPTKDPTSEERFHVELHFSPGVNCCVQKNLPPGPGFRPHSRNDSVTSKNTSGDEEPSQSKIEEESDTFAESVSGSSSKTLLADSTDEPSELPKMTNKNRHSKVSKPIPIGMHHTVCGHEAKDLAKRLTDELASQQAHHSGSLGSQRTNSPESEPRARSFENREAKTKSDHKYYQSLQAVNNQDTTPSPSNSSTVRRQRHSLSGQMSYYKMLGFGGYSKKMATSTNSLFSTAVISGSSSAPNLRDMIPCTASSSGFGGVPPIRPLETLHNALSLKQLDGFLEKMVTVPLFKTPASSSPTPIQTPQTLPDKIGTLASWSCQTSMSSTSAMSSGGPSSPNISDSLNSRSDFSISLASNDGGVLATEFSQMFQMLDNELGPESTQFAFDQFRQNSEEKTLVGKSSLIAQDREKTNIDSFEGLDDEEDEPTISNDNYNVHQISPSKKPDSLSDGTNLENVNPFDSQARREGISRIQKQISLCERDDSRDLKQLTRDVDNFTRRPGSGHIAKRWIDSAPQQTNYVSADNVCNTSFYIGRSPIKNSMIDSADPKTMSCMNLKSCAGPSISPGAVVVKEKFIETPAPLRVAKSFHGNTAFLKYKCKKSKKLDAGISTRSSGDITRPASSSDIKHRFVTTKVNEVDFASCKSAESDENK; translated from the exons atggAATGGACATGGCTCAAAGATTGGTGGCGTTTGAAAAAGCTGCGCCGAAACAATCAATTACGGCACAATAATCATAATGGCGATGACGTCGACGACGATACCTTGAATAGTGGCTATGAGGACGAGGATTTCGATGATATGTGTTACTGTGATGAGTGTATGAAT GGCGATATTGATCTAATCCAAAACAATGACGGTGCCGACTCGGATTGCAGTACATCTTCGACTGGTAAACAGGTTCTGGTTGGCATTTGTGCCATGTCCAAGAAAACCCAATCGAAACCGATGAAGGAAATTCTGACACGACTCCAGGAATTTGAGTACATTAAGATGGTGGTGTTTGACGAGGAAGTCATTCTCAAA GATCCGGTAGAAAGTTGGCCAATTTGCGACTGCTTGATATCGTTCCATTCGAAAGGATTCCCGTTGGAAAAGGCTATACAATACGCACAATTGCGCAAGCCCTATGTGATAAACAATCTGCATATGCAGTATGATATACAG GATCGTCGTAgagtttattcaattttagaaTCGGTTGGCATCGAAATTCCCCGATACGGAGTGTTAGATAGAGATTCACCGGATCCAAAAC AACATGAATTAGTTGAGAGCGAAGATCATGTTGAAGTGAATGGCATCACATTCAATAAGCCATTCGTTGAGAAACCAGTGTCGGCAGAAGACCATaacatttacatttattaTCCGACATCGGCCGGTGGCGGTAGTCAACGCTTATTTAGAAAG ATTGGAAGCCGGAGTAGTGTTTACTCACCAGAGTCTAGAGTTCGTAAAACAggttcatttatttatgaagatTTTATGCCGACGGATG gtACAGGAACTGATGTCAAAGTCTATACAGTTGGACCCGACTACGCCCATGCCGAAGCTCGTAAGAGTCCAGCCCTCGATGGTAAAGTGGAACGTGATAGCGAAGGAAAAGAGATTCGTTATCCGGTCATACTGTCGAATCACGAGAAAATGATATCGCGGAAAGTGTGCATGGCCTTTCAGCAGACGGTTTGCGGATTTGATTTGTTGAG AGCGAACGGAAAGTCGTTTGTCTGTGATGTGAATGGATTCAGTTTCGTCAAAAATTCTAACAAATATTATGACGACTGTGCCAAGATATTAGGTAATATGATACTTAGAGAACTAGCACCGACACTACATATCCCCTGGTCGGTACCATTCCAATTGGACGATCCACCCATTGTGCCGACGACATTTGGTAAAATGATGGAATTAAGATGTGTCGTTGCCGTTATACGGCATGGTGATCGGACGCCGAAACAAAAGATGAAAGTGGAAGTTCGTCATCCAAA AttctttgaaatatttgagaaatACGACGGTTACAAACATGGTCACGTGAAGCTTAAACGGCCGAAGCAATTGCAGGAAATTTTAG ACATAGCACGGTACTTGCTTAGCGAAATACAAACGGCAGAGGTCGAAATCGAGGAAAAGCAGGGAAAACTGGAACAACTGAAAAGTGTTTTGGAAAT GTATGGCCACTTTTCCGGCATCAATCGTAAAGTTCAAATGAAATATCAACCGAAGGGACGACCGCGCGGATCCAGTTCGGATGATGGTAACAGTTCAAGTACTC CAGATGTTCCCAAAGAACCGTCTTTGGTGCTAATATTAAAGTGGGGCGGTGAACTCACTCCAGCCGGACGAATACAAGCCGAAGAACTCGGGCGAATATTTCGTTGCATGTATCCAG GTGGCCAAGGTAGACAGGAATACGGTACACAAGGCTTAGGTCTTTTAAg ATTGCATTCGACATTTCGTCACGATTTGAAGATCTACGCATCCGATGAGGGACGTGTGCAAATGACTGCGGCTGCTTTCGCTAAAGGTTTACTGGCATTGGAAGGTGAATTAACGCCAATTCTTGTACAAATGGTTAAAAGTGCAAATACCAACGGATTGTTGGACAATGACTGTGATTCGAGTAAATATCAAAACAT GGCCAAAAATCGATTACACGAATTGATGCAAATTGACCGTGAGTTTACAGCAGAGGATCGACTGGAGATAAATCCATCGAATAGTATTAGCATCAATCAAG CCATTGACTTCGTAAAAAATCCGGTCAAATGCTGTACCCATGTTCAGCTACTCATCCAAACGCTGTTGTCAATTGTTAATGTTAAAAAAGACGATCCGAAAACTCGCGATGCTATTTTGTATCATGGCGAAACATGGGACCTGATGGGCCGTAGATggggaaaaattgaaaaggatTTTTCCACTAAAAACAAGTCCTTCGACATATCCAAGATACCGG ACATTTACGATTGCATCAAATACGACCTGCAACACAATCAACATACTTTACAATACGATCAGGCCGAAGAACTGTACATTTATGCGAAATACTTGGCTGACATTGTAATACCTCAAGAGTATGGCCTTACCATTCAGGAAAAATTGACCATTGGCCAGGGAATATGCACACCATTGCTGAAAAAGATCAAATCCGATCTGCAACGTAACATCGAAGAAGTGGGAAACGAAAGTGTGAACCGGTTAAATCCCCGATACAGTCATGGCGTTTCAAGTCCTGGTAGGCACGTTCGTACCCGTCTATATTTTACGAGTGAATCGCACGTTCACTCGTTGCTGACTGTGTTGCGTTTCGGCGGCTTATTGGATGTGTTGAATGACGAACAGTGGAGCCGGGCCATGCAATACATATCGATGGTTTCCGAATTGAATTACATGTCGCAAATTGTGATAATGCTTTACGAGGATCCAACGAAAGATCCCACCTCCGAGGAACGCTTCCATGTCGAGTTGCACTTTAGTCCCGGTGTAAATTGTTGTGTTCAGAAAAATCTACCGCCGGGGCCTGGGTTCCGACCTCACAGTCGGAATGACTCCGTAACTTCGAAGAACACG AGTGGCGATGAGGAACCGTCCCAATCGAAAATCGAAGAGGAAAGTGACACCTTCGCTGAAAGTGTATCCGGATCTTCATCGAAAACCTTACTAGCCGATTCG ACCGATGAGCCGAGCGAACTGCCAAAGATGACCAACAAAAATCGCCATTCGAAAGTCTCCAAACCAATACCAATCGGAATGCACCACACAGTATGCGGACACGAGGCAAAAGATTTGGCGAAAAGATTGACCGACGAATTGGCATCGCAACAGGCACATCATAGTGGATCGTTGGGTTCGCAACGCACAAACAGTCCGGAAAGTGAGCCGCGTGCACGATCTTTCGAGAATCGCGAGGCCAAAACGAAAA gTGACCACAAGTACTACCAGAGTCTGCAAGCGGTGAACAACCAAG ACACAACTCCATCGCCAAGTAATTCGTCGACGGTACGGCGTCAACGACACAGTCTTTCCGGCCAGATGAGTTACTACAAAATGCTGGGCTTCGGTGGATATAGCAAAAAAATGGCAACCAGCACAAATAGTTTATTTAGCACAGCCGTCATTTCCGGAAGTTCGTCTGCACCGAATCTAAGGGATATGATACCATGCACGGCATCGTCATCAG GATTCGGAGGAGTACCGCCAATACGTCCATTGGAAACGCTGCACAATGCCTTGTCGCTGAAACAATTGGATGGTTTTCTGGAAAAAATGGTTACAGTTCCATTGTTCAAAACGCCTGCATCGTCATCGCCAACACCGATCCAAACACCGCAAACGCTGCCCGACAAAATTGGAACGTTGGCTA GTTGGAGTTGCCAAACGAGCATGAGCAGCACTAGTGCCATGTCCAGTGGTGGACCATCATCTCCAAACATTTCGGATAGCTTGAATTCTCGGAGTGACTTTTCCATCAGTTTGGCCAGTAATGACGG TGGGGTACTTGCAACTGAATTTTCGCAAATGTTTCAAATGTTAGACAATGAGCTAGGACCTGAAAGTACACAGTTTGCGTTCGATCAATTTCGACAAAATTCAGAAGAGAAAACCCTAGTTGGAAAAAGCAGCTTAATCGCTCAAGATCGAGAGAAAACTAATATTGACTCGTTTGAA GGACTCGATGATGAGGAAGATGAACCAACGATATCGAACGACAACTACAACGTTCATCAAATATCTCCTTCGAAGAAACCAGACTCGTTGAGTGATGGAACGAATTTAGAAAATGTCAATCCGTTTGATTCGCAAGCAAGGAGAGAAGGAATATCTCGTATTCAGAAACAGATTAGCCTTTGCGAGCGGGACGATTCAAGAGATTTGAAGCAACTCACACGAGACGTTGATAACTTTACACGACGTCCCGGCAGTGGTCACATAGCAAAACGTTGGATTGACTCTGCACCGCAACAAACCAATTATGTATCTGCCGACAATGTATGCAACACTTCATTTTATATTGGTCGCAGTCCAATAAAAAACTCGATGATCGATTCTGCCGATCCGAAAACCATGTCTTGCATGAATTTGAAATCGTGTGCCGGTCCTAGCATCAGTCCGGGTGCCGTTGTTGTAAAagagaaattcattgaaacgCCGGCGCCACTACGAGTGGCGAAGAGCTTTCATGGCAATACGGCGTTTCTGAAGTACAAGTGCAAAAAGTCAAAGAAATTGGATGCTGGTATATCGACTAGGTCGAGTGGTGATATAACGAGACCAGCATCGAGTAGTGATATTAAGCATAGGTTTGTTACGACGAAAGTCAATGAAGTGGATTTCGCTTCCTGCAAAAGTGCTGAAAGCGATGAAAACAAATAA